A single window of Variovorax sp. RA8 DNA harbors:
- a CDS encoding TrbG/VirB9 family P-type conjugative transfer protein — translation MNGKGARGTFPFALGLAAGLALTAPFVPAATVPPAGKVDARVRVVAYNADDVITLQGYVGYQIHLQFAEGEEFVNLGSGDNGAFDVGAERNHFFIKPKEVRASTNLTVLTTRRAYHFDYVISAHPPAGAAARRMVYSVRFSYPEDEALAAAADHERRQADARMSRAAADRLRNTDYWFCGSESLKPMSAYDDGVHTRLRFQARSEFPAMFVQNDDGSESLLNFNVDDDEVVIHRVARRLVLRRGKLVGCVVNQSFAGGGARTPARTNAPGVRRITTRDEP, via the coding sequence ATGAACGGCAAAGGCGCACGCGGCACGTTTCCGTTCGCCCTCGGACTGGCGGCAGGCCTGGCGCTCACAGCGCCGTTCGTCCCCGCGGCGACCGTGCCGCCGGCCGGCAAGGTCGACGCGCGCGTGCGCGTGGTCGCCTACAACGCAGACGACGTCATCACGTTGCAAGGCTACGTGGGTTATCAGATCCATCTGCAGTTCGCCGAAGGCGAGGAGTTCGTCAACCTGGGTTCGGGGGACAACGGCGCCTTCGATGTCGGCGCCGAGCGCAACCATTTCTTCATCAAGCCCAAGGAGGTGCGCGCCTCCACCAACCTCACGGTCCTTACCACTCGACGGGCCTACCACTTCGACTATGTTATCTCTGCCCACCCCCCCGCCGGGGCTGCAGCCAGGCGCATGGTTTACTCGGTGCGCTTCAGCTACCCGGAGGACGAGGCCCTAGCCGCCGCAGCAGACCACGAGCGCAGACAAGCAGATGCGCGCATGAGCCGGGCGGCCGCCGACCGACTCCGCAACACCGATTACTGGTTCTGCGGCAGCGAGTCGCTCAAGCCCATGAGCGCGTACGACGACGGGGTGCACACCCGACTGCGCTTCCAGGCGCGCTCCGAGTTCCCGGCCATGTTTGTCCAGAACGATGATGGGTCCGAATCGCTGCTGAACTTCAACGTTGACGACGACGAAGTTGTCATCCACCGCGTGGCGCGCCGCCTCGTGCTGCGCCGAGGCAAGTTGGTCGGCTGCGTCGTCAACCAGTCCTTTGCCGGCGGGGGCGCACGAACCCCGGCCCGCACCAACGCGCCAGGCGTGCGGCGCATCACCACGAGAGACGAGCCGTGA
- the virB10 gene encoding type IV secretion system protein VirB10, giving the protein MTRQDRRRSRFQAHRPEDDAPPDIDPDTGEVLFGEGAGGGGNEASRTPAERTTIQGERTIPSVNRERSIQSRISGGLALAAIILLGAGFLFWYYNTQYAKTRHAEEASRKAAAARAGGEMKVPPLGRIGPPRAPMEPQPDSTNPTPPSPPGPVSTANGGPPQKTPEQIALERQLGVPVLRRAQTAQTAQPAGASTPHGFPESPMLSAGVPGMAQLMGALQAPATTSGAAAGGNLAASLRPTPTPAVAAQTLPTRRMLLPKGAFIDCTLETAIDSTYEGMTTCIGASDIYGADGKVVLLERGTKYVGEQRGTPRQGQGRVFVVWNEARTPAGVVVQLASPGTDELGRNGLQGYVDTHFWDRFGAAVLISVIDGTMQAIAAHQQSGTNVGSGGGVVLGPQGSREVITEVLRSTVSIPPTIIKNQGERIQILVARDVDFRSVYALRTDATP; this is encoded by the coding sequence GTGACCCGGCAGGATCGAAGGCGCAGCCGCTTCCAGGCGCATCGGCCAGAGGATGACGCTCCACCTGATATCGATCCGGACACCGGAGAGGTACTGTTCGGAGAAGGCGCCGGGGGCGGGGGAAATGAGGCATCGCGAACGCCCGCAGAGCGCACGACGATCCAGGGCGAGCGCACCATCCCGTCAGTCAATCGCGAGCGCTCAATCCAGTCACGCATCAGCGGCGGCCTGGCACTGGCGGCGATCATCCTATTGGGCGCCGGCTTCCTGTTCTGGTACTACAACACGCAGTACGCCAAGACCCGCCATGCCGAGGAAGCCTCAAGGAAGGCCGCCGCGGCACGCGCCGGTGGCGAGATGAAAGTGCCGCCGCTCGGCCGCATCGGGCCGCCGAGGGCGCCGATGGAGCCACAGCCGGACTCCACGAACCCCACGCCACCCTCACCTCCCGGCCCAGTGAGCACCGCGAATGGCGGTCCGCCTCAGAAGACGCCCGAGCAGATCGCGCTGGAGCGCCAGCTCGGCGTTCCCGTGCTTCGCCGCGCGCAGACGGCGCAGACGGCGCAGCCGGCAGGCGCCTCAACACCGCACGGGTTCCCGGAGTCGCCCATGTTGTCCGCGGGCGTTCCAGGCATGGCGCAGCTGATGGGCGCGTTGCAAGCGCCGGCGACGACCTCTGGTGCCGCGGCTGGCGGCAATCTCGCCGCCAGTCTCCGTCCCACCCCCACCCCGGCGGTCGCCGCCCAGACCCTGCCCACGCGGCGCATGCTGTTGCCCAAGGGTGCCTTCATCGACTGCACTCTGGAAACCGCCATCGATTCCACCTATGAGGGCATGACCACCTGCATCGGCGCGAGCGACATCTATGGCGCCGATGGCAAAGTGGTGTTGCTGGAGCGCGGCACCAAGTACGTGGGCGAACAGCGCGGGACGCCGCGGCAGGGGCAAGGTCGAGTCTTCGTCGTGTGGAACGAGGCCCGCACGCCCGCCGGCGTCGTGGTCCAGCTGGCGTCTCCCGGCACCGACGAACTGGGGCGCAACGGCCTCCAGGGCTATGTCGACACCCACTTCTGGGATCGTTTCGGTGCGGCGGTCCTGATCTCGGTGATCGACGGAACGATGCAGGCCATCGCCGCCCACCAGCAAAGCGGTACCAATGTTGGCAGCGGCGGCGGCGTGGTGCTCGGCCCGCAGGGCAGCCGCGAGGTGATCACGGAGGTGCTGCGCAGCACCGTCTCGATCCCACCCACCATCATCAAGAACCAGGGCGAGCGCATCCAGATCCTGGTGGCGCGCGACGTGGATTTCAGGAGCGTCTATGCGCTTCGAACCGACGCCACCCCTTGA
- the virB11 gene encoding P-type DNA transfer ATPase VirB11, producing MAFVERQSGWVREQLPFASFDWCMSIAKLVANFTRQRISANEPLLSATLPGGERIQVVLPPATLDRTVSITIRRPSSALWTLEDLESLRIFEATRSLPATRARQSDMEPLSPQDRELTDLLARRQFVSFLRRAVQLRKNILLSGATGSGKTTVSKALILEVPCEDRLITIEDVMELSLRNQPNHVRLFYSQGAQGQAEVTPGQLLASAKRQRPDRVFVSELRTGEEVYDYLVSVNTGHPGSITSVHADSAEMAFVALAQLMKRSLAGQGMSTREGVELAQLSVDIVVQCARDRQDDRQRRIVQEIWYDPDTKLRQLA from the coding sequence GTGGCCTTCGTGGAGCGGCAGTCCGGTTGGGTGCGCGAGCAACTGCCCTTCGCCAGCTTCGACTGGTGCATGTCCATCGCCAAGCTGGTGGCGAACTTCACGCGCCAGCGCATCTCGGCGAACGAGCCCCTCCTGTCCGCCACCCTGCCTGGCGGTGAACGCATCCAGGTCGTGCTGCCGCCTGCCACCCTGGACCGGACCGTCTCGATCACGATCCGGCGTCCGTCCAGCGCCCTGTGGACCCTCGAGGATCTGGAGAGCCTGCGCATCTTCGAGGCCACCCGAAGCCTTCCCGCGACCCGCGCGCGGCAAAGCGACATGGAACCCCTGTCGCCGCAAGACCGGGAACTCACGGATCTTCTTGCGCGCAGACAGTTCGTCTCCTTCCTGCGCCGCGCGGTCCAGCTGCGCAAGAACATCCTGCTCTCGGGCGCCACGGGCTCCGGCAAGACCACCGTCAGCAAGGCGCTGATCCTCGAGGTTCCTTGCGAGGACCGTCTCATCACCATCGAGGACGTGATGGAGCTGTCGCTGCGCAACCAGCCCAATCACGTGCGGCTCTTCTACTCGCAAGGCGCCCAGGGGCAGGCCGAGGTCACCCCGGGCCAGCTGCTGGCCAGCGCCAAACGGCAGCGCCCTGACCGGGTGTTCGTGTCCGAGCTGCGCACGGGTGAAGAGGTCTACGACTACCTGGTGTCCGTGAACACCGGCCATCCGGGCTCCATCACCAGCGTCCACGCAGACAGCGCGGAGATGGCCTTTGTGGCGCTGGCCCAGCTGATGAAGCGCAGTCTGGCCGGCCAGGGCATGAGCACGCGCGAAGGCGTTGAGCTGGCCCAGCTGAGCGTGGACATCGTCGTGCAGTGCGCGAGAGATCGCCAGGATGACCGGCAGCGGCGCATCGTGCAGGAGATCTGGTATGACCCGGACACCAAGCTCCGACAGCTGGCCTAG
- a CDS encoding type IV secretory system conjugative DNA transfer family protein, with the protein MTRTPSSDSWPSLFQIAVALLAAAVVGLYVAGYAFLMAMKLPPQHATLLTIHQYWKAYGKRPDVRRTLIATTAGSQGILVGLVGFAMLPRRRPLHGNARLATRHEIEQAGLRNENGIILGRLGSRYLVLPGQQGVELEAPPRSGKGVGVVIPNLLNWSGSAIVSDIKGENFMRTAGFRQAHGQEVHLFDPLSEHERSARWNPLGYVSELPYRCIDDLQRIATMLFPDPLAGDPFWTSSARSLFLGIALYLFETEGATRTLGEVLRQGMASDAEGFQKHWKRVIDACERAGYPLSQEAVQSLYDVIDLAPTTASSIRKTFTSRLDLWLNPMIDAATSANDFDLRELRKRPISVYVQINPDNIARLQPLLNLFFQQAIGLQTRELPENNPLLRHQVLLMLDEFPALGRIPVIAESTAFLPGYNVRTVVIVQSHSQLVEKYGVEGARSIRKMLAARIVFPPKEYDDAEAISRELGTCTVHQKSVSRPMWGGAGKGPTVSISEQPRRLLLPQEVKELGPDRMLLFYEGLRPVMAHRICYFRDRFFAKREMPPPRVPKLEVNRSRRAIAPARAVTSGGRKDARGMNSGSITEATPKGGGCALTKEGSTLSGDVLNEDLKLDDFSFDFGDVEIPTEKLSDDDLKRRADEFMARLLD; encoded by the coding sequence ATGACCCGGACACCAAGCTCCGACAGCTGGCCTAGCCTGTTCCAGATCGCAGTCGCGCTGCTGGCAGCGGCGGTGGTAGGCCTGTACGTCGCCGGCTACGCCTTCCTGATGGCCATGAAGCTTCCACCGCAACATGCAACGCTGCTGACCATTCATCAGTACTGGAAGGCATACGGCAAGCGGCCCGACGTTCGCCGCACGCTCATCGCGACGACGGCCGGCTCCCAGGGGATTCTGGTGGGGCTGGTGGGCTTCGCGATGTTGCCCCGGCGCCGCCCGCTGCATGGGAATGCTCGCCTCGCCACCCGCCACGAGATCGAGCAAGCGGGCCTGCGCAACGAGAACGGCATCATCCTTGGCCGTCTGGGCAGCCGCTACCTGGTCCTGCCCGGCCAGCAGGGTGTCGAGCTCGAGGCCCCGCCGCGCAGCGGCAAGGGCGTCGGCGTCGTCATCCCGAACCTGCTGAACTGGTCCGGCTCTGCGATCGTCAGCGACATCAAGGGCGAGAACTTCATGCGCACGGCGGGTTTCCGCCAAGCCCATGGGCAGGAAGTACATCTGTTCGATCCCCTGTCCGAGCACGAGCGCTCGGCCCGCTGGAACCCCCTCGGCTACGTGTCCGAGCTGCCCTACCGCTGCATCGACGACCTGCAGCGCATCGCCACGATGCTCTTTCCCGACCCCTTGGCCGGCGACCCCTTCTGGACCTCGTCGGCGCGCTCGCTGTTCCTGGGCATCGCGCTCTACCTCTTCGAGACAGAGGGCGCGACGCGCACCCTGGGCGAGGTGCTTCGCCAGGGCATGGCGAGCGACGCCGAAGGCTTCCAGAAGCACTGGAAGCGCGTGATCGACGCCTGCGAGCGCGCCGGCTATCCATTATCGCAGGAGGCGGTGCAGAGCCTCTACGACGTCATCGACCTTGCCCCGACCACCGCCTCCAGCATCCGCAAGACTTTCACCAGCCGCCTGGACCTCTGGCTCAACCCGATGATCGATGCCGCGACCTCCGCCAACGACTTCGACCTGCGCGAGTTGCGCAAGCGCCCGATCTCCGTTTACGTCCAGATCAACCCGGACAACATCGCCAGGCTGCAGCCGCTGCTGAATCTGTTCTTCCAGCAGGCGATCGGCCTGCAGACGCGCGAGCTGCCAGAGAACAACCCGCTGCTTCGCCACCAGGTGCTCCTGATGCTGGACGAGTTCCCGGCCCTGGGGCGCATTCCGGTGATCGCCGAATCGACGGCCTTCCTGCCCGGCTACAACGTGCGCACCGTCGTCATCGTCCAGTCCCACTCGCAGCTGGTCGAAAAGTACGGCGTCGAGGGCGCCAGGTCGATCCGCAAGATGCTGGCCGCGCGCATTGTCTTTCCGCCCAAGGAATACGACGATGCAGAAGCCATTTCCCGCGAGCTGGGCACCTGCACCGTGCATCAGAAGAGCGTGAGTCGCCCCATGTGGGGTGGCGCCGGCAAGGGGCCGACAGTGAGCATCAGCGAGCAGCCGCGCCGCCTCTTGCTGCCGCAGGAGGTGAAGGAGCTCGGCCCCGATCGCATGCTCCTGTTCTACGAAGGCCTGCGCCCCGTGATGGCGCACCGCATCTGCTACTTCCGGGACCGGTTCTTCGCCAAACGCGAAATGCCGCCGCCACGGGTGCCAAAGCTGGAGGTGAACAGGTCCAGGCGTGCCATCGCGCCCGCTCGCGCGGTGACGTCTGGGGGCCGCAAGGACGCCAGGGGCATGAATTCCGGATCCATCACCGAGGCCACGCCGAAAGGCGGCGGCTGCGCGCTGACGAAGGAGGGCAGCACGTTGAGCGGCGATGTTCTGAACGAAGACCTGAAACTGGACGACTTCTCGTTCGACTTCGGCGACGTGGAAATTCCCACCGAGAAGCTCAGCGACGACGACCTGAAGCGCCGCGCCGACGAGTTCATGGCGCGACTCCTGGACTGA
- a CDS encoding LPD7 domain-containing protein, producing MSTDPHLEAPDSAFAGAARGAFAGTVRGDTPPATHRRLNVPDAIERRYLHVDDRYFFADRTLAFIDDGDRIRVRTENREVLHSVVAISEARGWRAIELKGTASFRQGMWREAALRGIAARGYEPTEAEILQVRRTLKKRHPSHEMGQGSSPQAASAHSEAPTATAEAGSNAGGHPPGAAPNGRSLREGPRPPVRGMLVAAAAAPYQFDPAQRMSFYVTVRTEVGERSVWGADLERALAESASRPGIGDQVVLTQHGSHSVHLRVPARNSDGDLVGEKKIVGQRARWSIETPDHLRALEHRAELVRTGEFLSDAALAQQPELVTAAGCVQLAEQYARRVTADKASQQRLVQLIRERMADALAQGHSIHLPDRRMHPAPMQVRQRTVRAREELSHERF from the coding sequence GTGTCCACAGACCCGCATCTCGAAGCCCCTGACAGCGCATTTGCAGGCGCGGCCCGCGGGGCCTTCGCCGGTACCGTACGTGGTGACACTCCGCCCGCGACCCACCGCCGGCTCAATGTGCCGGACGCCATCGAACGCCGCTACCTGCACGTGGATGACAGATACTTCTTCGCGGACCGGACTCTCGCGTTCATTGACGACGGCGACCGCATCCGCGTTCGAACCGAGAACCGCGAGGTTCTGCACAGCGTCGTGGCGATTTCGGAAGCGCGCGGCTGGCGGGCGATCGAGCTCAAGGGCACCGCGTCCTTCCGCCAGGGCATGTGGCGCGAAGCGGCGTTGCGCGGCATCGCGGCCCGAGGCTACGAGCCGACCGAGGCTGAAATCCTCCAGGTGCGGCGCACGTTGAAGAAGCGGCACCCATCCCACGAGATGGGACAGGGTTCGAGTCCGCAAGCGGCATCGGCGCACAGCGAGGCACCGACCGCAACCGCCGAGGCCGGCAGCAATGCCGGTGGGCATCCCCCGGGTGCAGCGCCAAACGGTCGATCGCTGCGCGAAGGCCCTAGACCGCCCGTCAGAGGCATGCTCGTGGCAGCGGCCGCGGCGCCGTACCAGTTTGATCCGGCGCAACGCATGTCCTTCTATGTGACGGTTCGCACGGAAGTCGGCGAGCGCAGCGTCTGGGGTGCGGACCTCGAGCGCGCGCTCGCCGAATCGGCCTCGCGGCCGGGCATCGGCGACCAGGTGGTGCTGACGCAGCACGGCAGCCATTCGGTCCATCTGCGCGTGCCCGCCCGCAATTCGGATGGCGACCTGGTCGGCGAGAAGAAGATCGTTGGGCAACGCGCCCGATGGAGCATCGAGACCCCGGACCACCTCCGCGCGCTGGAACACCGCGCCGAGCTCGTGCGCACCGGTGAGTTCCTGTCGGATGCGGCCCTGGCCCAGCAGCCGGAACTGGTTACGGCAGCGGGGTGCGTCCAGCTCGCCGAGCAGTACGCCCGGCGTGTCACCGCCGACAAGGCCTCCCAGCAGCGCCTGGTGCAGCTGATTCGCGAGCGCATGGCCGATGCGCTCGCGCAAGGGCACTCGATCCACCTCCCGGATCGCCGCATGCACCCCGCGCCCATGCAGGTGCGCCAGCGAACCGTTCGAGCCCGAGAGGAGTTGAGCCATGAGCGCTTCTAG
- a CDS encoding TraX family protein — protein MSNGSLEALKWIGLVLMAGDHVNKYMFHEAAPAAYALGRMVMPLFGFALMANLARPGALEAGVHVRVMLRLAIFALLATPAFVHLVGVWPLNILATLLLATLIVWLLERGGTANRCTAFIAFLLGGAMVEFWWPALLCCLGAWAFLRRPSGLRLLAWALAMASLALINRNFATLAALPLIWCASRVDMPLPRKRWVFYVFYPAHLSLIALVRQLI, from the coding sequence ATCTCGAACGGCTCGCTCGAAGCGCTCAAATGGATTGGCCTGGTACTCATGGCGGGCGACCACGTCAACAAGTACATGTTTCACGAGGCCGCCCCTGCAGCCTACGCGCTCGGACGCATGGTGATGCCGCTCTTTGGCTTCGCGCTCATGGCCAATCTGGCTCGACCCGGCGCACTTGAGGCCGGGGTCCACGTGCGCGTCATGCTGCGCCTGGCGATCTTTGCGCTGCTGGCCACCCCTGCCTTCGTCCATCTGGTGGGTGTGTGGCCCTTGAACATCCTGGCGACCCTCCTCCTTGCGACGCTGATTGTCTGGCTGCTTGAACGCGGCGGCACAGCCAACCGCTGCACTGCATTCATCGCTTTTCTCCTCGGTGGGGCGATGGTGGAGTTCTGGTGGCCGGCGCTCCTCTGCTGCTTGGGTGCCTGGGCGTTCCTGCGCAGGCCCAGCGGGCTTCGGCTGCTGGCGTGGGCGCTGGCGATGGCATCGCTGGCCCTCATCAACCGCAACTTCGCAACGCTGGCCGCCCTGCCCTTGATTTGGTGCGCGAGCCGGGTAGACATGCCGCTGCCGCGCAAGCGCTGGGTCTTCTACGTCTTCTACCCGGCCCACCTCTCGCTGATCGCACTCGTGCGGCAGCTGATCTGA
- a CDS encoding relaxase/mobilization nuclease domain-containing protein has translation MPKQTVGVGRRTCASADGSRDLALDIVSYGRRGPPGNLHLGAEQIAQIQRTVGRTPEVMVKVSGGGRDVGGVEAHLRYIGRHGKLPVETDEGLSVQGRGAAKEITADWQLDLCRSHYKPKPAEGRKDTRAKLVHNIVLSMPAGTPAEGVLAAARVFARENFALQHRYAMVLHTDQAHPHVHLVVKCEHEFEPGRRLYIRKATLRQWREQFAALMREQGVAANATPRQVRGQIRKPYRDAIHHRLRALRAFGQLPVEERARRQPSRSSIFMRAKLDGVLRVLWSGRGALDAGQEAMQSTRRAVEADWHATADALRMQGEGELAALVDRFVARIPAVQTDAQRLAERWIEQGRSRGLDR, from the coding sequence ATGCCTAAGCAGACGGTGGGGGTCGGGCGACGCACGTGCGCGTCGGCGGACGGATCGCGCGACCTGGCGCTGGACATCGTGAGCTATGGCCGCCGGGGCCCGCCTGGCAACCTGCACCTCGGCGCCGAGCAGATCGCGCAGATCCAGCGCACGGTAGGCCGCACGCCCGAGGTGATGGTGAAGGTCTCCGGCGGTGGGCGGGATGTTGGTGGCGTCGAAGCGCACCTGCGCTACATCGGCCGGCACGGCAAGCTGCCGGTGGAAACCGACGAGGGGCTGTCGGTGCAGGGCCGGGGCGCCGCCAAGGAGATCACGGCAGACTGGCAGCTGGATCTTTGCAGAAGCCACTACAAGCCCAAGCCGGCCGAGGGCCGGAAGGACACCCGTGCGAAGCTCGTCCACAACATCGTCCTGTCGATGCCGGCGGGCACGCCTGCCGAGGGGGTGCTGGCTGCGGCGCGCGTCTTCGCTCGCGAGAACTTCGCGCTGCAGCACCGCTATGCCATGGTGCTGCACACCGACCAGGCACACCCGCACGTGCACCTGGTGGTCAAGTGCGAGCATGAGTTCGAGCCTGGCAGGCGCCTGTACATCCGCAAGGCGACCTTGCGGCAATGGCGCGAACAGTTCGCCGCGCTGATGCGCGAGCAGGGCGTGGCGGCCAATGCGACGCCGAGGCAGGTACGAGGACAGATCCGCAAGCCGTACCGGGATGCGATCCATCATCGGCTGCGCGCACTTCGGGCGTTCGGGCAGTTGCCGGTTGAAGAACGGGCCAGGCGTCAACCGTCCAGGAGCTCGATCTTCATGCGCGCGAAGCTCGATGGCGTACTCCGGGTCCTGTGGTCGGGGCGGGGCGCCTTGGATGCCGGCCAGGAGGCAATGCAGAGCACGCGGCGGGCCGTGGAGGCGGACTGGCACGCGACTGCGGATGCGCTTCGTATGCAGGGCGAAGGCGAACTGGCTGCACTGGTCGACCGCTTCGTTGCGCGTATACCGGCCGTGCAGACCGATGCGCAGCGATTGGCTGAGCGCTGGATAGAGCAGGGCAGAAGTCGGGGGCTGGACCGGTAA
- a CDS encoding ArdC family protein: MPTTSLSRLRDADQQTATGVPPVPPEDSPKAGIAEDQGSVVRTGARIDVRQVITGRIIAMLEKGGNVFRERWTRAASRGMPRNGKTGSPYRGVNVLLLWEAAIEQGYASNVWLTYKQASSLGAQVRKGERGVMCAHFERKARRGEDAEDDASVHDGEEEGRAQEVSRGDVLLCMPFWVFNVAQIDGLPPEVIDLCGDPVKSPRGPVEGALRLLGGCNATIRHGFEQAMYLPELDEIRLPWPRRFTSGQAYCATLLHELVHWSGHPSRLHRQFGKRFGDHAYAFEELVAELGSAFVMGHCGLVDATIEGHAAYLDSWLQVLRSDRTAIFTAARHAGEAFEYILARKMPLLDGPLLPSEDGISVGQPKAS, translated from the coding sequence ATGCCTACAACCTCATTGTCCCGGCTGCGCGATGCAGACCAGCAAACAGCCACGGGCGTTCCCCCCGTACCCCCCGAGGACTCACCAAAAGCAGGCATAGCTGAAGACCAGGGATCTGTTGTCCGGACTGGCGCACGCATCGACGTGCGGCAGGTGATCACCGGCCGGATCATCGCGATGCTGGAGAAGGGTGGCAACGTGTTCCGCGAGCGCTGGACGCGGGCGGCCTCGCGCGGCATGCCGCGCAATGGCAAGACCGGTTCGCCGTACCGCGGGGTCAACGTCCTGCTGCTGTGGGAAGCCGCGATCGAGCAGGGCTATGCATCGAACGTCTGGCTGACCTACAAGCAAGCATCGAGCCTTGGCGCGCAGGTGCGCAAGGGAGAGCGCGGTGTGATGTGCGCGCACTTCGAGCGCAAAGCGCGCAGGGGTGAAGATGCAGAGGACGACGCAAGCGTTCATGACGGGGAAGAGGAGGGCAGGGCGCAAGAGGTGTCGCGAGGCGATGTTTTGCTGTGCATGCCGTTCTGGGTCTTCAACGTTGCGCAGATCGATGGGCTGCCGCCCGAGGTCATCGACCTGTGCGGCGATCCGGTGAAGTCGCCGCGGGGCCCCGTGGAAGGTGCGTTGCGCCTGCTGGGTGGCTGCAATGCGACCATCCGGCATGGCTTCGAACAGGCGATGTACCTGCCCGAACTGGACGAGATCCGGCTGCCGTGGCCGCGGCGCTTCACCAGCGGGCAGGCGTACTGCGCCACCTTGCTGCACGAACTGGTCCACTGGAGCGGACACCCGAGCCGGCTGCATCGACAGTTCGGCAAACGGTTCGGCGACCACGCCTATGCCTTCGAGGAACTGGTGGCTGAGCTGGGCTCGGCGTTCGTGATGGGACACTGCGGCCTGGTCGATGCCACCATCGAGGGACACGCCGCCTATCTAGACAGCTGGCTGCAGGTGTTGAGAAGCGATCGCACCGCGATCTTCACGGCTGCACGGCACGCGGGCGAGGCATTCGAGTACATCCTTGCCCGTAAGATGCCCTTGCTGGACGGGCCGCTGCTTCCATCGGAAGATGGGATCTCTGTTGGTCAGCCGAAGGCGTCGTGA
- a CDS encoding ribbon-helix-helix domain-containing protein, translating into MSTMNVSLPDAMKSFVDDQVVERGYSTSSEHVRELIRKDQQRLELRGLRLRGGHSAPAAEADKAYFDGLRERVRAAAKRKTWPTANGEGQSGRPARAGKPRH; encoded by the coding sequence ATGAGCACCATGAACGTGTCCTTGCCAGACGCGATGAAGTCGTTCGTAGATGATCAGGTGGTCGAACGCGGCTATAGCACGAGCAGCGAACATGTACGCGAGCTCATCCGTAAGGACCAGCAGAGGCTGGAACTGCGCGGTCTGCGCCTTCGAGGAGGCCACTCGGCGCCCGCCGCCGAGGCGGACAAGGCCTACTTCGATGGTCTGCGTGAGAGGGTGCGAGCCGCGGCAAAAAGGAAGACCTGGCCGACAGCAAACGGTGAAGGCCAAAGCGGTCGTCCCGCGAGGGCAGGCAAACCGAGACATTGA